One window of Phoenix dactylifera cultivar Barhee BC4 chromosome 5, palm_55x_up_171113_PBpolish2nd_filt_p, whole genome shotgun sequence genomic DNA carries:
- the LOC103711632 gene encoding LOW QUALITY PROTEIN: ribosome biogenesis protein BMS1 homolog (The sequence of the model RefSeq protein was modified relative to this genomic sequence to represent the inferred CDS: inserted 4 bases in 4 codons; deleted 2 bases in 2 codons; substituted 3 bases at 3 genomic stop codons), which produces MASGDNEQAHKAHRSRQSGASAKKKSDKKKKNQESSDAEKKQNPKAFAFNSSAKAKRLQSRASEKEQRRLHIPTIDRSTGEPAPFVVVVHGPPKVGKSLLIKCLVKHYTKQNLPEVRGPITVVSGKQKRVQFVECPNDINGMIDAAKVADLALLLVDGSYGFEMETFEFLNIMSVHGFPKVMGVLTHLDKFKDVKKLRKTKQRLKHRFWAEIXDGAKLFYLSGLVHGKYPKREVHNLARFISVMKDHPLSWRSSHPYILADRFEDVTPPERVHRDSKCDRNITLYGYLRGCNMKRGTKVRITGFAWLVAGLTGLADPCPLPSAAKKXGLRDKEKLFYAPMSGLGDLLYDKDAVYXNINDHLVQFSKVDDENGAASRRGKGKDVMXARSVKTLQSTRFSIDEKLEQSFINLFSRKPPTTSGNSAKDNMLNHLEVLPVKCKVIKDRLAFQIKRIMITWMALELQRLSNPPVSGVQDSEEDDTDDHLADGSESSGDSGDDLDSDMETDNASKWKESLIQRTLLRQNVNLMQLVYGQSASKSTTSMREAHDSSDSDGGSDEDFFKPKGEREKKLNDKLGHDDINAEDCSKFISVQLKDWSDEDLTRSIRDRFVXGDWSKAARRGQATDNDDDGGDDEPVYGDFEDLETGEVYRNESADNFXGEWKHSQERXSGSERSGGLRSLALRAKFDAQYDGSELSDEEIHESTEKKFNRHQTNDGGGYLDKLKEEVELRRQMNISELNDLDEATRIEVEGFKAGTYLRLEIHDVPYEMIEYFDPCHPILLGGVGLGEENVGCMQAQLKRHRWHKKVLKTRDPLIVSVGWRRYQTVPIYAIEDRNGRYRMLKYTPEHMHCFAMFWGPLAPPKTGILAVQNLSNNQGAFRITATGWVQEFNHAARIMKKIKLAGYPCKIFKKTALIKDMFTSDLEIARFEGAAVRTVSGIRGQVKKAAKAEVGNQPKRRGENVKEGIARCTFEDRILMSDIVFLRAWTQVDIPHFYNPVTTSLQPRDQVWKGMKTVAELRRENNIRIPHNKDSVYQPIERKPRKFNPLVIPPKLQAALPFASKPKNMPKQNRPRLENRRAVVMEPHERKIHALVQHLQVIKNEKMKKRKLKEQEKRKAHEAEMAKNEQLSRKRQREERRERYRAQDKQKRRTTRRKLAA; this is translated from the exons ATGGCTTCGGGCGATAACGAGCAGGCTCACAAGGCCCATCGGTCCCGGCAGTCCGGTGCTTCTGCGAAGAAAAAATcagacaagaagaagaagaaccaaGAATCTTCCGATGCTGAAAAGAAGCAAAACCCTAAG GCATTTGCTTTTAATTCATCAGCAAAGGCCAAACGTTTACAATCCCGTGCTTCGGAGAAAGAACAGCGCAGGCTTCATATCCCAACAATCGATCGTTCAACTGGGGAACCAGCTCCATTTGTCGTTGTCGTGCATGGGCCACCAAAG GTTGGGAAATCTCTTCTGATAAAATGTCTTGTAAAGCACTATACTAAACAAAATTTACCTGAAGTTCGAGGTCCAATCACCGTTGTATCAG gaaaacaaaaaagagTACAGTTTGTAGAGTGCCCTAATGATATAAATGGTATGATAGATGCTGCAAAAGTTGCTGATCTTGCATTGTTGCTAGTTGATGGAAGTTATGGTTTTGAGATG GAAACTTTTGAGTTTCTTAATATTATGTCAGTTCATGGATTCCCAAAGGTTATGGGAGTCCTTACACATCTCGATAAATTCAAGGATGTCAAGAAACTGAGA AAAACTAAGCAGCGTCTCAAGCATCGCTTTTGGGCTGAAA AAGATGGGGCAAAACTTTTCTATTTATCTGGTCTAGTTCATGGAAA ATATCCTAAACGTGAAGTTCACAATCTTGCTAGATTCATTTCAGTTATGAAAGATCATCCTTTGTCATGGCGATCTTCGCATCCGTATATATTGGCAGATCGTTTTGAAGATGTTACTCCTCCTGAAAGAGTGCATAGGGATAGTAAATGTGATAGAAACATCACATTGTATGGTTACCTTCGAGGTTGTAATATGAAGAGAGGTACCAAG GTGAGGATCACAGGCTTTGCCTGGTTGGTTG CTGGGTTGACTGGTCTGGCTGATCCTTGCCCTTTGCCATCAGCTGCCAAAA AGGGACTTCGAGACAAGGAAAAACTTTTTTATGCGCCTATGTCTGGTCTTGGGGATCTTCTCTATGACAAGGATGCTGTTT ATAATATAAATGATCATCTTgttcagttttcgaaagttgatGATGAAAATGGTGCAGCAAGTAGAAGAG GAAAAG GAAAGGATGTGATGTAGGCGAGGTCTGTGAAAACACTTCAGAGTACGAGATTCTCTATTGATGAGAAGTTGGAACAGAGCTTCATCAATCTGTTTAGTAGGAAACCCCCTACTACATCAGGGAATAGTGCGAAGGATAATATGTTAAACCATTTGGAAGTACTACCAGTGAAATGCAAAGTGATCAAGGACAGACTGGCATTTCAGATCAAAAGGATAATGATCACATGGATGGCACTGGAGTTGCAGAG ACTCTCAAATCCTCCTGTTTCTGGTGTCCAGGATTCTGAGGAAGATGATACAGATGATCATTTAGCTGATGGTTCAGAATCATCAGGAGACAGTGGGGATGACCTAGATTCAG ATATGGAGACAGACAATGCTTCAAAATGGAAAGAGTCCTTGATCCAGAGAACATTGTTGAGACAAAATGTCAATCTGATGCAACTTGTATATGGGCAATCTGCATCTAAGTCAACAACCAGCATGCGAGAAGCTCATGACAGTAGTGACAGTGATGGTGGTTCTGATGAAGATTTCTTCAAGCCAAAAGGGGAGAGAGAAAAG AAATTGAATGATAAATTAGGTCATGATGACATTAATGCCGAAGACTGCTCTAAATTCATCAGTGTACAACTCAAAGACTGGTCTGATGAAGATCTTACCAGAAGTATCCGTGATCGATTTG ACGGAGACTGGTCCAAGGCTGCTAGAAGGGGTCAGGCAACAGacaatgatgatgatggaggagatgatgaacctgtttatggcgatTTTGAAGATTTAGAAACTGGAGAGGTGTACAGGAATGAGTCAGCAGATAATTTTTGAGGGGAATGGAAACATTCCCAAGAGAGATGATCCGGAAGTGAAAGGAGCGGAGGATTAAGAAGCCTTGCTCTTCGTGCAAAGTTTGATGCTCA ATATGATGGATCTGAGCTGTCTGATGAGGAA ATCCATGAATCAACAGAGAAGAAGTTCAACCGACATCAAACCAATGATGGTGGTGGATATTTAGACAAA TTGAAAGAGGAGGTTGAACTCCGCAGACAAATGAACATATCTGAACTAAATGATCTGGATGAGGCTACTCGAATAGAAGTTGAGGGCTTCAAAGCTGGCACTTATTTGAGATTAGAAATTCATGATGTTCCATATGAGATGATTGAATATTTTGATCCCTGCCATCCTATTCTTCTTGGAGGCGTTGGTCTTGGGGAGGAAAATGTTGGATGTATGCAG GCTCAATTGAAGCGCCACAGATGGCATAAGAAAGTACTCAAGACTAGAGACCCACTTATTGTTTCAGTAGGTTGGAGGCGGTACCAAACAGTTCCCATATATGCCATCGAGGATCGAAATGGACGGTATCGCATGCTCAAGTATACTCCAGAGCATATGCATTGCTTTGCAATGTTTTGGGGGCCTCTTGCACCTCCTAAAACTGGAATACTTGCTGTTCAGAACTTGTCAAACAATCAA GGAGCATTTCGAATTACAGCAACAGGCTGGGTGCAAGAGTTCAATCATGCTGCTCGAATAATGAAAAAGATCAAACTTGCTGGTTATCCATGCAAAATCTTTAAAAAGACAGCACTTATTAAGGACATGTTTACGTCAGATCTGGAGATTGCTAGGTTTGAAGGTGCAGCTGTTCGGACGGTAAGCGGGATCAGAGGGCAGGTCAAGAAG GCTGCCAAGGCAGAAGTTGGCAATCAGCCAAAGAGAAGGGGAGAAAATGTGAAAGAAGGCATTGCAAGATGCACGTTCGAGGACAGAATCCTGATGAGTGATATTGTCTTCTTGCGCGCATGGACTCAAGTTGACATACCCCACTTCTATAACCCTGTTACAACATCTCTCCAGCCTCGTGATCAGGTGTGGAAAGGCATGAAAACAGTAGCTGAGCTGCGGAGAGAGAATAACATTCGAATTCCACACAACAAAGACTCGGTCTACCAG CCCATCGAGCGGAAGCCAAGAAAGTTCAATCCATTGGTTATCCCGCCAAAACTGCAAGCAGCTCTTCCCTTTGCTTCAAAACCAAAGAACATGCCTAAGCAGAACCGTCCACGTCTTGAAAACAGACGAGCTGTGGTTATGGAACCTCATGAGCGGAAGATTCATGCCCTTGTCCAACACCTCCAAGtgatcaaaaatgaaaag ATGAAGAAGCGAAAACTCAAGGAGCAGGAGAAGAGGAAAGCACATGAAGCAGAGATGGCCAAAAATGAGCAGTTATCCAGAAAGCGTCAGAGAGAGGAACGCCGGGAGAGGTATAGAGCGCAagataaacaaaagagaagaacCACCCGGAGAAAATTAGCAGCTTAA